One Fusobacterium ulcerans DNA segment encodes these proteins:
- a CDS encoding IbrB-like domain-containing protein, producing the protein MRYIKTKKGNITLPVMTPIIVPISKVEPNKYNPNKVAVNNMELLERSILDNGFCFAVVTIYDKTRDKYTIVDGFHRYEIFKKYFKAKEIPIIVLEHDIEKRMAATVQFNRARGVHQVELMGELVRELYEKGLEDEKIALSLGMEEEEVFRLKQITGIAEIFKNKAYSKSWEMQEVNDE; encoded by the coding sequence ATGAGATATATAAAAACAAAAAAAGGAAATATAACACTTCCAGTTATGACTCCTATTATAGTGCCTATAAGTAAAGTTGAACCAAATAAATACAATCCTAATAAGGTTGCAGTTAATAATATGGAATTATTAGAAAGGTCTATTTTGGACAATGGATTCTGCTTTGCTGTGGTTACTATATATGATAAAACTCGTGATAAATATACGATAGTTGATGGATTTCATCGATATGAAATTTTTAAAAAATACTTTAAAGCCAAAGAAATTCCAATAATTGTATTAGAACATGATATAGAAAAAAGAATGGCTGCAACAGTACAATTCAATAGGGCTAGAGGAGTTCATCAAGTTGAACTTATGGGTGAATTAGTAAGAGAATTATATGAAAAAGGTCTTGAAGATGAAAAAATAGCTCTGTCTTTAGGTATGGAAGAGGAAGAAGTTTTTAGATTGAAACAAATAACGGGTATTGCAGAAATTTTCAAAAATAAAGCTTATTCAAAAAGCTGGGAAATGCAGGAGGTTAATGATGAATGA
- a CDS encoding phosphoadenosine phosphosulfate reductase family protein, which translates to MIKQMYTNKNVLEASRDRISFLFDNFKNICVAISGGKDSTVLAYLTLKEAVKRNRKVGLFFLDEEVVYSSTVKQIKYLMNLFPENTINYWLQVEFNLTNATSITEGQLKCWEKNKSHLWMRPKEKNSIQNKPWDIETETIRDKNKGFGFYDAIENFQRLKKDTVFLVGLRATESPNRWGAVVKNPVNINGTFIYWGTKLKYENFSFYPIYDWNFHDVWKYIYDEKLKYSKIYDYQYKKGTGLREIRVSSLIHEKSFKALVDLPEFEPKTYDRLLKRIAGISIGNLYGKDSKMLRCTKLPKNYDSWREYRDFLLKTYPNKTTKRIFQKRFQKHLENEYVARQQCKQLILNDYENNLPVDNRKDPRLEKLKKWRAIL; encoded by the coding sequence ATGATAAAGCAGATGTATACCAATAAAAATGTTCTTGAAGCTTCAAGAGATAGAATAAGCTTTCTTTTTGATAATTTTAAAAATATTTGTGTTGCTATTTCAGGTGGAAAAGATAGTACTGTCCTTGCTTATCTCACTTTAAAAGAAGCAGTCAAAAGAAATAGAAAAGTAGGATTATTTTTTCTAGATGAAGAAGTTGTATATAGCAGTACAGTTAAACAAATAAAATATTTAATGAATCTTTTTCCAGAGAATACTATAAATTACTGGCTTCAAGTAGAATTTAATCTTACTAATGCAACAAGTATTACAGAAGGTCAGCTCAAATGCTGGGAAAAAAATAAATCTCATTTATGGATGAGGCCTAAAGAAAAAAATTCTATTCAAAATAAACCATGGGATATAGAAACTGAAACTATAAGAGATAAGAATAAAGGGTTTGGATTTTATGATGCAATAGAAAATTTTCAAAGATTAAAAAAGGACACTGTTTTTTTAGTTGGTTTAAGAGCAACTGAAAGTCCTAACAGATGGGGAGCTGTAGTAAAAAACCCTGTAAATATAAACGGAACTTTTATTTATTGGGGAACAAAATTAAAATATGAAAACTTTTCTTTTTACCCAATATATGACTGGAATTTTCACGATGTCTGGAAATACATTTATGATGAAAAATTAAAATATTCTAAAATATATGATTACCAATATAAAAAGGGAACAGGATTAAGAGAAATTAGAGTATCTTCATTAATCCATGAAAAAAGTTTCAAGGCATTAGTTGATCTTCCTGAATTTGAGCCTAAAACTTATGACAGACTCCTTAAAAGGATAGCAGGAATAAGCATTGGTAATCTTTATGGAAAAGACAGTAAAATGTTGAGATGTACAAAGCTCCCTAAAAATTATGATTCATGGAGAGAGTACCGAGATTTTTTATTAAAAACATATCCTAATAAAACTACAAAACGAATATTTCAAAAAAGATTTCAAAAACATCTTGAAAATGAATATGTTGCAAGACAGCAATGTAAACAGCTCATACTAAATGACTATGAAAATAATTTACCTGTGGATAATAGAAAAGATCCTCGGTTAGAAAAACTTAAAAAATGGAGAGCAATACTATGA
- the udp gene encoding uridine phosphorylase, producing MKYAEEGVQYHIGIKKGDVGRYVILPGDPKRCEKIAKYFEDAKLVADNREYITYTGYLDGVKVSVTSTGIGGPSAAIALEELVKSGADTFLRVGTCGGMQTEIMGGDIVIATGAIRMEGTSREYAPIEFPAVADIDIVNALIQGAKDLGEKYHTGIVQCKDSFYGQHEPETKPVSYELMNKWEAWIRLGCKASEMESAALFVVGDYLRVRVGSAFLVVANQEREKAGLENPVVHDTDAAIRVAIEAIRNLIKTDMPE from the coding sequence ATGAAATATGCAGAAGAGGGAGTTCAATATCATATAGGAATAAAAAAAGGTGATGTAGGAAGATATGTAATACTTCCTGGAGATCCAAAACGTTGTGAAAAAATAGCAAAATATTTTGAAGATGCAAAACTTGTGGCAGATAATAGAGAATACATCACATACACCGGATATCTTGATGGTGTGAAAGTCAGTGTTACTTCTACAGGAATAGGAGGGCCATCAGCAGCTATAGCCTTGGAGGAGCTTGTAAAATCAGGAGCAGATACATTTTTACGTGTGGGAACATGTGGAGGGATGCAGACTGAAATTATGGGAGGAGATATAGTGATTGCTACTGGAGCTATCAGAATGGAAGGAACCAGCAGAGAATATGCTCCAATTGAATTTCCAGCAGTGGCAGATATAGATATAGTAAATGCTCTTATACAGGGAGCAAAGGATTTAGGAGAAAAATATCATACTGGAATAGTTCAATGCAAAGATTCGTTTTATGGACAGCACGAACCTGAAACAAAGCCAGTAAGTTATGAATTGATGAATAAATGGGAAGCATGGATACGTCTAGGATGTAAAGCTTCAGAAATGGAATCAGCAGCACTTTTTGTAGTGGGAGATTATTTAAGAGTTCGGGTAGGATCAGCATTTTTAGTAGTAGCTAATCAAGAAAGAGAAAAAGCAGGACTTGAAAATCCAGTTGTCCATGATACAGATGCAGCCATAAGAGTAGCCATTGAAGCTATACGTAACCTTATAAAAACAGATATGCCAGAATAA
- the cdd gene encoding cytidine deaminase — translation MEKYRDILERAFSAMDNAYAPYSNYHVGACVKTKDGKYFIGANVENASYGLTNCAERNAIFQVYSQGYRKEDVEAIAIVSSGKTLATPCGACRQVLVELLNRDTPIVLSNREREMVTNIEELLPMSFTSDDL, via the coding sequence ATGGAAAAATACAGAGATATACTGGAAAGAGCTTTTTCAGCTATGGACAATGCCTATGCACCATATTCTAATTATCATGTAGGGGCCTGTGTAAAAACAAAAGATGGAAAATATTTTATAGGTGCCAATGTGGAGAATGCTTCCTATGGGCTGACTAACTGTGCAGAGAGAAATGCTATCTTTCAAGTATATTCACAGGGATATAGAAAAGAGGATGTAGAAGCTATTGCCATTGTGAGCAGCGGGAAAACCCTTGCAACGCCATGCGGAGCCTGTAGACAGGTACTGGTAGAGCTTTTAAATAGAGATACTCCTATTGTATTATCTAATAGAGAAAGAGAAATGGTAACAAATATAGAGGAACTTTTACCAATGTCATTCACAAGTGATGACTTATAA
- the deoD gene encoding purine-nucleoside phosphorylase, whose protein sequence is MSTPHNQAKPGDIAKNVLMPGDPLRAKFIAETFLTNVRQVNSVRNMLAFTGEYKGKEITVMASGMGMPSIGIYSYELYTVYGVENIIRVGSAGSYVEKLNIYDVVLADSAWSESTFAHTQNGFEGDTILPSAQLNKKILETAERLGVKVHLDKIHSSDVFYRESNVDGYKELYAKHGCTCVEMESFALFHNAAVLGKNAACLLTISDSFVTKQETTSEERQSSFVNMMKVALETFC, encoded by the coding sequence ATGTCTACACCACACAATCAAGCAAAACCTGGAGATATTGCAAAAAATGTATTGATGCCTGGAGATCCATTGAGAGCTAAATTTATAGCAGAGACATTTTTAACAAATGTAAGGCAGGTAAACTCTGTGAGAAATATGCTTGCTTTCACTGGGGAGTACAAAGGAAAAGAAATAACAGTTATGGCTTCTGGAATGGGAATGCCATCTATTGGAATATATTCATATGAATTATATACAGTTTATGGAGTGGAGAATATAATTCGTGTAGGATCAGCAGGATCTTATGTAGAAAAATTGAATATATATGATGTAGTGCTTGCAGACAGTGCATGGAGTGAATCGACTTTTGCACATACACAAAATGGATTTGAAGGAGATACAATTCTTCCAAGTGCTCAATTAAATAAAAAAATATTGGAAACAGCAGAAAGATTAGGTGTAAAAGTACATCTGGACAAAATACATTCAAGTGATGTCTTTTATAGAGAAAGTAATGTAGACGGATACAAGGAGCTCTATGCTAAACACGGGTGTACTTGTGTAGAGATGGAAAGTTTTGCACTTTTCCATAATGCAGCAGTTTTAGGAAAAAATGCTGCATGTCTTCTGACTATATCAGATTCTTTTGTAACTAAACAGGAGACTACATCAGAAGAGAGACAATCATCTTTTGTAAATATGATGAAAGTGGCTCTTGAAACTTTCTGTTGA
- a CDS encoding phosphopentomutase gives MRKYKRIFTIVIDSLGIGAMEDAGKYGDTGADTLGHIADSVEKFNIPNLQKLGLANLHPMKNVKATEKPLAYYGELKETSVGKDTMTGHWEMMGLEIKTPFKTFTETGFPKELIDELEKRFGRKIVGNKSASGTEILEEYGEHEIATGDVIVYTSADSVLQICGNEETMGLETLYKFCEIARELTMRDEWKVGRVIARPYIGMKKGEFKRTSNRHDYALKPYGKTALDVLKAGGFDVISVGKIRDIFDGEGITESYKSKSSVHGMEQTLELLDKDFTGLCFVNLVDFDALWGHRRNPKGYAEELEKFDVNLGKVLEKLQEDDLLIITADHGNDPTFKGTDHTREKVPFIAYSPSMKKAGALPPADTFAVIGATIADNFDIVMPENTIGRSVLEELK, from the coding sequence ATGAGAAAATATAAGAGAATATTTACCATAGTTATAGATTCTTTAGGAATAGGAGCTATGGAAGATGCTGGAAAATATGGAGATACAGGAGCAGATACATTAGGACACATAGCTGATTCGGTGGAAAAGTTTAACATACCAAATCTTCAAAAATTAGGACTTGCTAATCTTCATCCAATGAAAAATGTGAAAGCAACAGAAAAACCTCTTGCCTATTATGGAGAACTTAAAGAGACAAGTGTAGGAAAAGATACTATGACAGGGCATTGGGAAATGATGGGGCTGGAGATAAAAACTCCTTTTAAAACATTTACAGAAACAGGATTTCCAAAAGAATTGATAGATGAGCTGGAGAAAAGATTTGGGCGTAAAATAGTAGGAAACAAATCAGCCAGCGGAACAGAAATACTGGAAGAATATGGAGAACATGAGATAGCTACAGGAGATGTTATTGTATATACAAGTGCTGACTCTGTGCTTCAGATATGCGGCAATGAAGAAACTATGGGACTTGAGACTCTATACAAATTTTGTGAAATAGCAAGAGAACTTACTATGAGAGATGAATGGAAAGTAGGAAGAGTAATAGCCAGACCATATATAGGAATGAAAAAAGGTGAATTTAAACGTACAAGCAATCGTCATGACTATGCTCTGAAACCATATGGGAAAACTGCTTTAGATGTGTTGAAAGCAGGAGGATTTGATGTGATATCTGTTGGAAAAATCAGAGATATCTTTGATGGAGAAGGAATAACAGAATCATATAAATCAAAGAGTTCTGTACATGGGATGGAGCAGACTCTGGAACTTTTAGATAAAGATTTTACTGGATTATGCTTTGTAAATCTAGTTGATTTTGATGCTCTGTGGGGGCACAGGAGAAATCCAAAGGGATATGCAGAGGAATTGGAAAAATTTGATGTAAATTTAGGAAAAGTTTTGGAAAAACTTCAAGAAGATGATCTTTTAATAATAACTGCTGATCATGGAAATGATCCTACATTCAAAGGAACGGATCATACTAGAGAAAAAGTTCCATTTATAGCATACTCACCATCTATGAAAAAAGCAGGAGCTTTGCCGCCAGCAGATACTTTTGCTGTGATAGGAGCTACTATTGCTGATAACTTTGATATAGTGATGCCTGAAAATACAATAGGAAGATCTGTACTTGAAGAATTAAAATAA
- the deoC gene encoding deoxyribose-phosphate aldolase → MDRKDILKIVDHTLLAQTSTWEQIKEILDDGIKYETASACIPSSFVKRAKDYVKGALPICTVIGFPNGYSTTAVKVFETEEAVKNGADEIDMVINIGDLKDKKYDIILNEIKDIHKACKGKILKVIIETCLLTEEEKIKMCEIVSESGAEYIKTSTGFSTSGATVEDVSLMKKYVGKNIKIKAAGGISSFEDAEKFIEAGANRLGTSRLVKIMKA, encoded by the coding sequence ATGGACAGAAAAGATATATTGAAAATAGTTGATCATACACTTTTGGCTCAAACATCTACATGGGAGCAGATAAAAGAGATACTTGATGATGGAATAAAATATGAAACAGCTTCAGCATGTATACCTTCATCATTTGTAAAAAGAGCTAAAGACTATGTAAAGGGAGCTCTTCCTATATGTACTGTGATAGGGTTTCCAAATGGATACAGTACAACAGCTGTAAAAGTATTTGAAACAGAGGAAGCGGTAAAAAATGGTGCTGATGAAATAGATATGGTAATCAATATTGGAGACTTGAAAGATAAAAAATATGACATTATTTTAAATGAGATAAAAGATATCCACAAAGCTTGTAAAGGTAAAATATTAAAGGTAATTATTGAAACATGTCTTCTTACTGAAGAGGAAAAAATAAAAATGTGTGAGATAGTTAGTGAATCAGGAGCTGAATATATCAAGACTTCTACAGGTTTTTCTACTTCTGGAGCTACAGTGGAAGATGTTTCTCTTATGAAAAAATATGTAGGAAAGAATATAAAAATAAAGGCAGCTGGGGGGATAAGTTCTTTTGAAGATGCTGAAAAATTTATAGAAGCTGGAGCAAATAGACTTGGAACAAGCAGACTGGTAAAAATAATGAAAGCTTAA
- a CDS encoding autotransporter domain-containing protein, producing the protein MDIHNKYWKTLSLLSLCVFLSSCGGGGGGGGSSSGNNTNNITPPSQNITMDFKQSDTIIGVIDSSFAYLDEFKDPSGKYRIFIDNSFPTDPEKAEANSYTHGELVSLLIGGNTIGVTNGVKIYAIPSFLAYSDQIKVQGSMYQKMYQAGVRIFSQSFGSPTNDLTFEKYPASSSLVNFYVTRSATDSLFIFAAGNNGKSNPAAEALFPKLYPRAEKGWISVVGIDPKTRLIDAESNRAGDAKNWTIAANYVVTVDKITGAAVYTTTAYGTSFAAPVIAGAAGAIQLKYPWMSRDLIKQSLLTTAVDLGDPGVDAVYGWGLLNLEKAMKGPAVFDTRLTFDEQGYRTNNVIIDMEGYPTSVSDIENYTFSNDISGNAGVIKKGTGTLWFTGYNTYSGQTTIQNGVLTVTNHLNSDVLIENAGTLRATGLISPVGTAERVVTINGNIRNTSSSSEGLSVSMGGLKINGNYTGDNSSSVSIDITSALEITGTFDNRNGKINVTYGSKNIPSSATYTAKDIIIAGAIQNTTVNDIDTSTLNSYFDLKNITVTGQKIHLDYKRNSTEYVVKALGIKSASAMNTAMNLENSFNTLGNDNPLLRAASGILATPNALLPRTIDSLSAEIYASSQNLIFKQMKEMNRDLSNRMVLISNDENKNMAGIWFNGIGAKGKLYQSGYAEADTKLYGGQVGIDKYFTEKLLLGAVVSASKAEADFDKYAGKAENTNVMLSGYGLYEFNKKGLYTLGRAGIGYTESDIERDIWINNDRLHLKTDHNSVTYSLYGELGYKFSVSEKIKINPFAGLMYDHVRRGSFKEDSSSIYGIEADRKNYEQFSGVAGIRGEVKLDKVKVYGGVTQVVSLSEDKLDFKARYVGDTSGNEYNITGIKLSKNTTWINLGAEVKISEQTSINASYDISVERSKISDNMISIGYKFRF; encoded by the coding sequence ATGGACATACATAACAAATACTGGAAAACACTTTCTCTTCTTTCTCTATGTGTATTTTTAAGCAGCTGTGGAGGAGGGGGCGGTGGTGGTGGAAGTTCATCTGGAAACAACACTAACAATATTACTCCACCATCTCAAAATATAACTATGGATTTTAAACAATCAGATACTATTATAGGAGTTATCGACTCTTCTTTTGCATATCTTGATGAATTTAAAGACCCTTCAGGAAAATATAGAATATTTATTGATAACAGCTTTCCAACTGATCCAGAAAAAGCAGAAGCCAACTCATACACACATGGTGAATTAGTTTCTCTCCTTATAGGAGGAAATACAATTGGTGTAACTAATGGAGTAAAAATTTATGCCATTCCATCTTTTCTGGCATATAGTGATCAAATAAAAGTACAGGGAAGCATGTACCAAAAAATGTATCAGGCAGGAGTAAGAATATTTAGTCAATCTTTTGGAAGCCCCACTAATGATTTAACTTTCGAAAAATATCCTGCTTCAAGCTCTCTAGTTAATTTTTATGTAACTAGGTCTGCTACTGACAGTTTATTCATTTTTGCTGCTGGAAATAACGGTAAAAGTAATCCTGCTGCTGAAGCTCTCTTTCCTAAGCTTTACCCTAGAGCTGAAAAAGGCTGGATATCTGTTGTAGGAATAGATCCAAAAACAAGATTGATAGACGCTGAATCCAATAGAGCAGGTGATGCTAAAAACTGGACTATAGCTGCTAACTATGTTGTAACAGTTGACAAAATAACTGGTGCTGCTGTTTATACTACTACTGCATATGGAACTTCTTTTGCTGCTCCTGTGATTGCTGGTGCTGCTGGTGCCATTCAGTTAAAATATCCATGGATGTCCAGAGATCTTATTAAGCAGTCTCTTCTGACAACAGCAGTTGATCTTGGTGATCCTGGAGTAGATGCTGTCTATGGATGGGGTCTGCTGAATCTGGAAAAAGCAATGAAAGGTCCTGCGGTTTTTGATACAAGACTTACTTTTGATGAACAGGGATATCGTACAAATAATGTAATAATTGATATGGAAGGGTATCCTACCTCTGTCAGTGATATTGAAAATTATACTTTTTCAAATGACATATCTGGAAATGCTGGTGTAATAAAAAAAGGAACTGGAACATTATGGTTTACAGGATATAACACATATTCTGGGCAAACTACTATACAAAATGGAGTTCTTACTGTTACAAATCATCTGAATTCAGATGTACTGATTGAAAATGCTGGTACTCTAAGAGCAACTGGTTTAATTTCTCCTGTTGGAACTGCTGAAAGAGTTGTTACTATAAATGGAAATATAAGAAATACCTCTTCCTCTTCAGAAGGGTTAAGTGTATCTATGGGAGGATTAAAAATAAATGGGAATTATACTGGAGATAACTCCAGTTCTGTAAGTATTGATATAACATCTGCTTTAGAAATTACAGGAACATTTGATAATAGAAATGGTAAAATAAATGTTACTTATGGAAGTAAAAATATTCCATCCTCTGCAACATATACTGCAAAAGATATAATTATAGCTGGAGCAATTCAAAATACAACAGTTAATGATATTGATACCAGTACTTTAAACAGTTATTTCGACCTTAAGAATATAACTGTTACAGGTCAGAAAATACATTTAGACTATAAAAGAAATTCCACTGAATATGTAGTAAAAGCTCTTGGTATAAAGTCTGCTTCTGCTATGAATACAGCTATGAATTTAGAAAATTCTTTTAATACCCTTGGAAATGATAATCCTCTTTTAAGAGCAGCTTCTGGAATATTAGCTACTCCTAATGCTCTGCTTCCAAGAACTATAGATTCGTTATCAGCTGAAATATACGCTTCTTCACAGAACCTTATATTCAAACAGATGAAAGAAATGAACAGAGATCTTTCTAATAGAATGGTTCTGATTTCTAATGATGAAAATAAAAATATGGCTGGAATATGGTTTAATGGAATAGGAGCAAAGGGAAAACTTTATCAGAGTGGCTATGCTGAAGCAGATACTAAATTATATGGAGGACAGGTAGGAATAGATAAATATTTCACTGAAAAACTTCTATTGGGAGCTGTTGTTTCTGCTTCAAAAGCTGAAGCTGATTTTGATAAATATGCTGGTAAAGCTGAAAATACAAATGTTATGTTATCTGGATATGGGTTATATGAATTTAATAAAAAAGGCCTTTATACTTTAGGAAGAGCTGGAATAGGCTATACAGAAAGTGATATTGAAAGAGATATTTGGATAAATAATGACAGACTTCATTTAAAAACAGATCACAATAGTGTTACTTACTCTCTTTATGGAGAATTAGGATATAAATTTTCTGTAAGTGAAAAAATAAAAATAAATCCTTTTGCTGGCCTAATGTATGATCATGTAAGAAGAGGAAGCTTCAAAGAAGATTCCAGCAGTATATATGGTATTGAAGCTGACAGAAAAAATTATGAACAATTTTCTGGGGTAGCTGGAATAAGAGGAGAAGTTAAACTCGATAAAGTAAAAGTCTATGGAGGCGTTACTCAGGTAGTTTCTCTTTCAGAAGACAAACTTGATTTCAAAGCCAGATATGTAGGAGATACAAGCGGCAATGAATATAATATAACTGGAATAAAACTCAGTAAAAATACTACATGGATAAATCTAGGAGCAGAAGTAAAAATAAGCGAACAAACATCAATAAATGCTTCTTATGATATCTCAGTAGAAAGATCAAAAATTTCTGATAATATGATATCAATAGGATATAAATTCAGATTTTAA
- a CDS encoding putative ABC transporter permease: MYFFLFMLYSLIGWIYETILFSVEEGYFINRGFNFGPYIPIYGFGAVIIMIVISKFIVESDENNKFSMRPLKIFILILVLSTVAELIGSYIMEYSLGIILWDYTDEWMNFQGRISPKTSFIFAAGGTAVYYTIQPLGKKIIDKVSIKGQKIFASFLLILILIDFSASLVTTIWFSDSIKKAGIMERK, from the coding sequence ATGTATTTCTTTTTATTTATGCTTTATTCACTTATAGGATGGATATACGAAACTATACTATTCTCAGTTGAAGAAGGATATTTTATCAACAGAGGATTTAATTTTGGTCCCTATATTCCAATATATGGTTTTGGTGCTGTTATTATTATGATTGTTATTTCAAAATTTATAGTTGAATCTGATGAAAATAACAAATTCAGCATGAGACCTTTAAAAATATTTATACTCATTTTAGTTCTTTCTACTGTTGCTGAGCTCATAGGAAGCTATATTATGGAGTATAGTCTTGGAATAATATTATGGGACTATACAGATGAATGGATGAATTTCCAAGGAAGAATATCTCCTAAAACAAGTTTCATTTTTGCTGCTGGAGGAACTGCTGTATATTATACAATTCAGCCTCTTGGAAAAAAAATAATTGATAAAGTATCTATAAAGGGACAGAAAATATTTGCTTCTTTTCTTTTAATTTTAATATTAATAGATTTTTCTGCTTCTCTTGTTACAACAATCTGGTTTTCTGACTCTATAAAAAAAGCTGGAATAATGGAAAGAAAATAA
- a CDS encoding MarR family winged helix-turn-helix transcriptional regulator, translating to MKTVKVVGLISSIREKSAQYINSQLREKEIEGLINSHGTILSILYDYDGKITMNEIGKIIGKKKSTLTDLIRKLVELGYITREKSEKDSRAVEINLTEKGWKFKPLFEEISNNLLEKTYKNFSEEEKETLMRLLNKIRKNYQE from the coding sequence GTGAAAACTGTCAAAGTAGTAGGGTTGATATCCAGTATAAGAGAAAAAAGTGCACAGTATATTAATAGTCAATTAAGAGAAAAAGAGATAGAAGGACTTATAAATAGTCATGGGACTATTCTTTCTATACTGTATGATTATGATGGAAAAATAACTATGAATGAAATAGGAAAAATAATTGGAAAGAAAAAATCTACACTTACAGATTTGATAAGAAAACTAGTAGAATTAGGTTATATTACAAGAGAAAAAAGTGAAAAAGATTCAAGAGCTGTTGAAATAAATCTTACAGAAAAAGGTTGGAAATTCAAACCTTTATTCGAAGAAATAAGTAATAATCTTTTAGAAAAAACATATAAAAATTTTAGTGAAGAGGAAAAAGAGACACTTATGCGTCTGCTTAATAAGATTAGAAAAAACTATCAAGAGTGA
- the hutG gene encoding formimidoylglutamase, whose amino-acid sequence MKDLWNGRLDSYEEIDLRLWQVVQEIKEAQEAGGVCFVGYDTDDGVVRNLGRKGAESGSNAIRKAIQSFPQLKGLKVYDYRNLEKKSVEEAQKEYSEKISDVLKKGIFPIGLGGGHDIAYGSYLGIRKAHPDKKIGIINFDAHLDMRPYDKGRTSGTSFKEIMDNDKNTQYAIVGFQKMGNTERLIKTAEAFNVLILEEECSEESIIKSLEEFIKKVDIVYVTFCMDVFDASTAPGVSAPVVMGLDPKKGKRLLRFLMETEKVVCVDFAEVNPVYDIDNMTAKLAGCLIYEVMGHIKK is encoded by the coding sequence ATGAAAGATTTATGGAATGGAAGATTGGACAGTTATGAGGAAATAGATCTTAGACTCTGGCAGGTAGTACAAGAAATAAAAGAAGCTCAGGAAGCTGGCGGAGTATGTTTTGTAGGATATGATACAGATGATGGAGTAGTAAGAAACTTAGGAAGAAAAGGTGCGGAAAGTGGATCAAATGCAATTAGAAAAGCTATTCAGTCTTTTCCACAACTAAAAGGATTAAAAGTATATGATTACAGAAACCTTGAAAAGAAAAGTGTAGAAGAAGCTCAAAAAGAATATTCTGAAAAAATATCAGATGTCCTTAAAAAAGGAATTTTTCCAATTGGGCTAGGAGGAGGACATGATATAGCTTATGGCTCATACCTTGGGATAAGAAAAGCTCATCCTGATAAAAAAATAGGAATAATAAATTTTGATGCTCATTTAGATATGAGACCTTATGATAAAGGAAGAACTTCTGGTACTTCATTCAAAGAAATAATGGATAATGACAAAAATACCCAATATGCAATAGTAGGATTCCAAAAGATGGGAAACACAGAAAGACTTATAAAAACAGCCGAAGCTTTTAATGTATTGATTTTAGAAGAAGAATGTTCAGAGGAATCAATAATTAAATCACTAGAAGAGTTTATAAAAAAAGTAGATATAGTTTATGTCACTTTCTGTATGGATGTATTTGATGCAAGCACAGCTCCTGGAGTATCTGCTCCTGTTGTAATGGGGTTAGACCCTAAAAAAGGAAAAAGATTATTGAGATTTCTTATGGAAACTGAAAAAGTTGTATGTGTAGATTTCGCAGAAGTAAACCCTGTATATGACATAGATAACATGACTGCAAAACTTGCTGGCTGTCTAATTTATGAAGTAATGGGTCATATAAAAAAATAA